A genomic segment from Treponema sp. Marseille-Q3903 encodes:
- a CDS encoding ABC transporter ATP-binding protein — protein sequence MLKTVRDFIKLMSGQKRELYASLVLSFFDGWLIVVPLLAAFHITAQMPEFNHDVAEALTMPVMIRYSLIMLASIFARIVLRYLVSYLRSGAGYKCMAEERKTLGKELRKVPLGFFNEKNLGDVVSTITSDAAFLEIEGIGVIEKVAVGIPVFVIALMICLSFDYRIFLLVLVLLIPTWFAYRYLATRQDALKLNRQKLIGQVTEDTIEFIKGLPVLKSYNMTEKQFSKTQDAYERLRAFSVRGEFVHIPPMGMYQLCFRLITTGIVFLSGLFLLHKDFVFPQAFLLMLASFSLFTGAEAMGIFSIFAKMTQQSIDRMNQIKTIPKLEDISGTEKLERYDICFEHVNFAYNKTPVLRDVSFCVPEGTTTALVGLSGSGKTTVTNLIARFWDILPGHGEISIGGKAVKMLSYEHLLKNISFVFQDVFLFNDTVLNNIRIGRPEATIEEVREAARRAGCAEFIEAMEDGYNTVIGEAGARLSGGEKQRISIARSLIKDAPIILLDEVTANVDAEDECLTSAVKIAPPC from the coding sequence ATGTTAAAAACGGTGCGGGATTTTATCAAATTGATGAGCGGGCAAAAAAGGGAACTGTATGCTTCGCTTGTGTTGAGCTTTTTTGACGGCTGGCTGATTGTAGTTCCTTTGCTGGCAGCGTTCCATATTACCGCGCAGATGCCGGAATTTAATCATGACGTTGCGGAGGCTTTGACGATGCCGGTAATGATCCGGTATTCGCTGATTATGCTGGCGAGTATTTTTGCCCGCATTGTGTTGCGCTACCTTGTTTCGTATCTGCGGTCGGGCGCGGGGTATAAGTGTATGGCGGAAGAGCGCAAAACGTTGGGGAAGGAATTGCGGAAGGTTCCGCTCGGTTTTTTTAACGAAAAGAATTTGGGCGATGTGGTTTCAACGATTACCTCGGACGCAGCGTTTTTAGAAATAGAAGGCATAGGTGTCATTGAAAAAGTTGCAGTCGGCATTCCGGTATTTGTCATCGCGCTTATGATCTGCCTCTCATTTGATTACCGTATTTTTTTGCTCGTGCTTGTCTTGCTCATCCCGACATGGTTTGCCTACCGATATCTTGCAACACGGCAGGATGCGCTCAAGCTAAATCGGCAAAAATTGATCGGACAGGTAACGGAGGATACGATTGAATTTATCAAGGGACTGCCCGTATTGAAATCCTACAATATGACGGAAAAACAATTTTCCAAAACACAAGACGCTTATGAAAGATTGCGCGCATTTTCCGTGCGGGGAGAATTTGTTCATATCCCGCCGATGGGCATGTATCAATTATGTTTTCGGCTGATTACGACGGGAATTGTATTTCTTTCCGGACTGTTTCTATTGCACAAGGACTTCGTATTTCCGCAAGCCTTTTTATTGATGCTTGCCTCGTTCAGTCTTTTTACCGGCGCCGAAGCGATGGGTATATTCAGTATCTTTGCGAAGATGACGCAACAGTCCATCGACCGGATGAATCAAATTAAGACGATTCCTAAATTAGAAGATATTTCCGGCACGGAAAAACTTGAGCGGTACGATATTTGTTTTGAGCATGTGAATTTTGCATACAATAAAACGCCGGTATTGCGAGATGTTAGTTTTTGCGTACCGGAAGGAACGACGACGGCTCTTGTCGGACTTTCGGGGAGCGGCAAAACGACGGTTACGAATTTGATTGCCCGCTTTTGGGATATCCTGCCCGGGCACGGGGAGATCAGCATCGGCGGCAAGGCGGTAAAAATGCTCTCGTACGAACACTTGTTAAAGAATATCAGTTTTGTATTTCAGGATGTGTTTTTGTTTAATGATACCGTGCTGAACAATATCCGCATCGGCCGGCCGGAAGCAACGATTGAAGAAGTCCGTGAAGCAGCACGGCGTGCAGGCTGTGCGGAATTTATTGAAGCGATGGAAGATGGCTACAACACGGTTATCGGTGAGGCGGGAGCACGACTTTCCGGCGGAGAAAAGCAGCGTATTTCCATTGCGCGTTCTCTTATCAAGGATGCGCCGATTATCCTTTTGGACGAGGTAACGGCAAATGTCGATGCGGAAGACGAATGTTTAACTTCGGCGGTTAAAATAGCACCGCCTTGTTAA
- a CDS encoding ABC transporter ATP-binding protein — protein sequence MQFKDFIREHIPVYSVSVAMAIASVFFGLLPYYAVYRLLLRIVQGCNGQTVLWYALLILLSLALEILMHCLSTALSHKTAFSILKKVRLSITEKMMRMPLGYMQAKGSGYFHSLLIDTLEHLEYPLAHAIPETTSNVLLPVSVIALLFSFDWRMGLSVLVPAALTLLFYLPMYIGIMNEFADTYYTMLENMNGRVIEYIRGNKEIKIFGREDAALSHYETSIDEYKTATLRLYNRMYVAASPSIVLLSSLLASVLSVGGFLYCAGSLSAHLYLFSVLVSVGIGTSLLKFTEFMDNFYYIKNGERLINEVLAAPELQEPDTAAGEIPNNEIALHHVSFAYEDVQVLHDISLVFPEKTKTAIVGHSGSGKTTVANLIARFWDVQEGSITIGGVAYRDLSLDQLMQRVNYVTQDTFLFNMTIMENIRLGNPDASDEEVIEAAKKAYCHEFIIAFENGYNTSAGDDGAKLSGGQRQRIIIARAILRNAPILILDEATAYADMENQHKIQKSLEELCKDKTLIVIAHRLSTVTGCDQIIVMNNGTIAATGTHGELLKQSPLYAKLWSTQVQSRNWKLERGIGEAIC from the coding sequence ATGCAGTTTAAGGATTTTATAAGAGAGCATATTCCGGTTTATAGTGTTTCTGTGGCCATGGCGATTGCTTCCGTGTTTTTCGGGTTGTTGCCGTATTATGCGGTGTACCGGCTGCTGCTGCGTATTGTGCAGGGCTGCAATGGACAGACAGTGTTGTGGTATGCGCTGTTGATTTTGCTGTCGCTTGCGCTCGAAATCCTGATGCACTGTCTTTCAACCGCTCTTTCGCATAAGACTGCGTTTTCTATTTTGAAAAAAGTGCGGCTTTCCATTACGGAAAAAATGATGCGTATGCCGCTCGGCTACATGCAAGCAAAAGGGAGCGGCTACTTTCACAGCCTCTTGATTGACACCCTCGAACACCTCGAATATCCGCTTGCGCACGCAATCCCCGAAACGACTTCAAACGTACTACTGCCTGTCAGTGTTATCGCGCTGCTTTTCAGTTTTGACTGGCGGATGGGGCTTTCGGTGTTGGTTCCCGCGGCGCTGACGCTGCTGTTTTATCTTCCGATGTATATCGGCATTATGAATGAATTTGCGGACACCTATTATACCATGCTCGAAAATATGAACGGGAGGGTTATCGAATATATCCGCGGAAATAAGGAAATCAAAATCTTCGGGCGCGAAGATGCGGCGCTTTCCCACTATGAAACATCCATCGACGAATACAAAACGGCGACGCTGCGGCTTTATAACAGAATGTACGTTGCAGCATCTCCTTCGATTGTTTTACTCTCCTCGCTTTTGGCAAGCGTACTGAGTGTCGGAGGCTTTTTATATTGCGCCGGCAGTTTGAGTGCACACTTGTATTTGTTTTCCGTGTTAGTATCTGTCGGGATCGGCACTTCGCTTTTAAAGTTCACGGAATTTATGGATAACTTTTATTACATTAAAAACGGCGAACGTCTCATCAACGAAGTTCTCGCTGCTCCCGAATTACAAGAACCCGATACAGCCGCCGGTGAAATACCGAATAACGAAATTGCGCTGCATCATGTTTCTTTTGCGTATGAAGATGTGCAGGTGCTGCATGATATTTCGCTTGTGTTCCCTGAAAAAACAAAGACCGCGATTGTCGGACATTCAGGTTCCGGTAAAACGACCGTCGCTAATCTTATTGCACGCTTTTGGGATGTACAGGAAGGAAGTATAACAATAGGCGGTGTTGCTTATCGAGATTTATCTTTGGATCAGCTGATGCAGCGGGTCAACTATGTAACGCAGGACACCTTTTTATTCAACATGACGATTATGGAAAATATACGGCTTGGGAATCCCGATGCATCCGATGAGGAAGTGATTGAAGCGGCGAAAAAAGCATATTGCCACGAGTTTATCATTGCGTTTGAAAATGGCTACAACACAAGTGCGGGAGATGATGGTGCAAAATTGTCGGGAGGTCAGCGGCAGCGGATTATTATTGCACGTGCGATTTTGCGGAACGCACCGATACTGATTCTTGACGAAGCAACCGCTTATGCTGATATGGAAAATCAGCACAAAATTCAAAAGTCACTCGAAGAATTGTGTAAAGACAAAACGCTCATTGTAATTGCACACCGGTTATCAACGGTTACCGGCTGCGATCAAATTATCGTGATGAATAACGGAACGATCGCCGCTACGGGAACACACGGCGAACTGTTGAAGCAATCACCGCTGTATGCAAAGCTGTGGAGTACGCAGGTACAGAGCCGGAACTGGAAGCTGGAGAGGGGAATCGGGGAGGCAATATGTTAA
- a CDS encoding MptD family putative ECF transporter S component yields MEHFVLIGLMAAIYAAVIYGVGMLTAVTIPVMHVFAPGMTGLLMGPIVLFVVKTVRRFGVLTLLAGLGVALFTLTGMGSINCLIFVVIAGLIADVIITKTRFKTLSVGIGHGLTQAAYFTGGVFPFLFFLERELAKWQEMGMSREEILEYVHYFTGTFAVIGIVSAIVLGIAGIYIGKLILKRHFKDME; encoded by the coding sequence ATGGAACACTTTGTTTTAATCGGTTTAATGGCCGCAATTTATGCAGCCGTTATTTATGGGGTCGGAATGCTGACAGCCGTTACTATCCCCGTTATGCATGTGTTTGCGCCCGGTATGACGGGACTTTTGATGGGGCCTATCGTGCTTTTTGTTGTAAAGACTGTGCGGAGATTCGGCGTGTTGACGCTGCTGGCAGGACTGGGTGTCGCGCTCTTTACGCTGACCGGAATGGGAAGTATTAACTGTCTGATTTTTGTTGTCATTGCAGGTTTGATAGCCGATGTGATTATTACAAAAACAAGGTTCAAAACGCTTTCGGTCGGTATCGGTCACGGACTTACGCAGGCTGCATATTTTACCGGAGGCGTGTTCCCTTTTCTTTTCTTTTTGGAACGGGAACTGGCAAAGTGGCAGGAAATGGGAATGAGCCGGGAAGAGATACTTGAGTATGTACACTATTTTACCGGAACCTTCGCCGTTATCGGCATAGTATCCGCTATCGTTTTAGGTATTGCAGGTATCTATATCGGAAAGCTCATCTTAAAACGGCATTTTAAGGATATGGAGTAG
- a CDS encoding energy-coupling factor transporter transmembrane component T, with protein MKENKTSLFDVRTLLFLDIVIMVFMLISGKAEVTLCSFIVAAAVPVITELNLFGNFSFRTGCLKMRYGVLLCYTVLFAVLFSYYQLILHVHVPMFQSAVFSVIGIVAFIVQRIIPFMLLGTVIQKQKNISEITMALDRMRLPRGVILSIAVMFRYFPAIKDDFLVIIDAMKLKGLYTSKRSAMLHPIRTMEFIIVPMLFKSLKTAEELSCAALVKGIENTGKKTSYFDVKLRPVDAVFSLAVITVLTASMYAKLF; from the coding sequence ATGAAAGAAAACAAAACCTCTCTATTCGATGTTAGAACGCTTCTTTTTTTAGACATAGTGATTATGGTTTTTATGCTGATTTCAGGAAAGGCGGAGGTAACTCTTTGCTCTTTTATCGTTGCGGCGGCAGTGCCGGTCATAACAGAATTAAACCTGTTCGGAAACTTCAGTTTTAGAACAGGCTGTCTTAAAATGCGATACGGTGTCTTGTTGTGCTACACTGTTTTGTTTGCAGTACTTTTTTCCTATTATCAACTGATTTTGCATGTGCATGTTCCGATGTTTCAATCCGCAGTTTTTTCCGTTATCGGAATAGTCGCTTTTATCGTGCAGAGGATTATTCCATTTATGCTGCTGGGAACGGTAATTCAAAAACAAAAAAATATTTCGGAAATTACAATGGCTCTCGACCGTATGCGGCTTCCGCGAGGCGTTATCCTCAGCATAGCGGTGATGTTTCGTTATTTTCCTGCAATAAAAGATGATTTTCTGGTTATTATCGATGCGATGAAACTGAAAGGTTTGTACACCTCAAAACGTTCGGCTATGCTTCATCCGATACGGACGATGGAATTTATAATCGTGCCGATGTTGTTTAAAAGCCTAAAGACTGCGGAAGAACTTTCCTGTGCGGCGTTGGTTAAGGGTATTGAAAACACCGGTAAAAAAACCTCGTACTTTGATGTCAAACTCCGGCCGGTAGATGCCGTGTTTTCGCTCGCTGTAATCACAGTGTTGACGGCAAGTATGTACGCAAAACTATTTTGA
- a CDS encoding helix-turn-helix domain-containing protein produces MTTEDSIVIQQYDSIDSDRRYSHGNVSSGMQYIDYAPGNQTYQYVIKKNVPAKVISVQLLPDYYETYLKKEFGIKGIDLKKDLQVFPHGVVIPEIAAIFSKIRSFNGTELSTRLFFKSKIDELTAILIQKAEEFSLPENRKIIASDRRTVTRITEYVNTHLSKNFLLSELAAEAYMSVSKFKYVFKAVTGQTFSDYIRQKKIEKACELLTQSNLYVAEIAYRLGYKNAGSFSVQFKEYTGVLPSDYRILGIK; encoded by the coding sequence GTGACAACAGAGGATTCTATCGTCATACAGCAGTACGATTCTATCGATTCTGACCGACGTTATTCGCATGGAAATGTTTCATCGGGAATGCAGTATATCGATTATGCACCGGGTAACCAAACCTATCAATATGTCATCAAAAAAAACGTTCCGGCAAAGGTGATCAGTGTTCAGCTGTTGCCGGATTATTACGAAACATATCTCAAAAAAGAGTTCGGTATAAAAGGTATCGATTTGAAAAAAGACCTACAGGTGTTTCCGCACGGTGTTGTAATTCCTGAAATTGCAGCGATATTTAGCAAGATACGCAGCTTTAACGGGACTGAACTCAGCACACGGCTATTTTTCAAAAGCAAGATCGATGAACTTACTGCAATCCTTATTCAAAAAGCGGAAGAATTCAGTTTGCCGGAAAACAGGAAAATTATAGCTTCAGACAGGCGTACCGTTACAAGGATTACGGAATATGTGAATACTCATTTGTCAAAAAACTTTTTATTGTCCGAACTGGCAGCCGAGGCATATATGAGCGTTTCAAAATTCAAATATGTGTTCAAGGCAGTCACAGGGCAAACGTTTTCCGACTACATAAGGCAAAAAAAGATAGAAAAGGCCTGTGAACTTTTAACGCAAAGCAATCTCTATGTTGCGGAAATTGCTTATCGACTCGGCTATAAAAACGCAGGAAGTTTTTCTGTTCAATTCAAAGAATACACAGGTGTGCTGCCGTCTGATTACCGTATCTTGGGAATCAAATAG
- a CDS encoding MATE family efflux transporter has protein sequence MVKNKYFGTMQFYIRALSIALPVMAQLLIQNFVSLIDNFMVAGLGDVKMAGVNVAGMLIFVFLILSTTICSAGGIFMSQFNGAKDKEGMQQSLRFKLLLTGFAGIVFVIVGLIAPRNLFGIMLTVNKDADVIIDQAVKYSRAVAFSGLFTVFSQSIASSLREIEIVCPPLIISIIATLVNTFFNWIFIYGNLGAPRLEVEGAGIATVIARAVELVLFIVYVLIKKPPFLFNIFKLFEIKIHLFGTIIKKSIMILYSELTWAVSEAVSNALYNTRGGAEVVSGMSAGFAIANLFFICFAGTVTATSVILGQELGAGKLKEARRYKNWILSGSSVFGIVFMFIGFSTVFLVPFVFKNLSSNSQGIARGLIITAAAYLPLWAYLNGQYAISRTGGDTVMGVVCDTVANILFVGGMFLLVGLTSLGPVAMYAIVKLSDFVKAVIAYFWLKKERWLVNLTVVQK, from the coding sequence ATGGTAAAGAATAAATATTTCGGTACGATGCAATTTTATATACGTGCCCTTTCTATCGCTCTTCCAGTGATGGCTCAGCTTTTAATCCAAAACTTCGTTTCTCTGATTGATAATTTTATGGTAGCTGGACTCGGAGACGTAAAAATGGCGGGCGTAAACGTTGCCGGTATGCTGATCTTCGTCTTCTTGATTCTTTCGACTACGATTTGTTCAGCCGGCGGAATATTTATGTCGCAATTTAACGGCGCAAAAGACAAAGAGGGAATGCAGCAGAGCCTACGATTTAAACTTTTGCTCACAGGATTTGCAGGAATCGTATTTGTGATAGTCGGATTGATTGCGCCGCGAAATCTTTTTGGCATAATGCTTACCGTAAACAAAGATGCTGACGTGATTATCGACCAGGCTGTAAAATATTCACGCGCAGTAGCATTTTCAGGCTTGTTTACCGTTTTTTCACAGTCAATAGCGTCTTCTTTGCGCGAAATAGAAATTGTATGTCCGCCTTTAATCATTTCCATTATAGCAACGCTCGTCAACACATTTTTTAACTGGATATTCATTTACGGGAATCTCGGTGCGCCTCGCCTTGAAGTTGAAGGGGCTGGAATAGCAACGGTTATCGCTCGCGCAGTGGAACTTGTTTTGTTTATCGTGTATGTGCTTATCAAAAAGCCTCCGTTTTTATTCAACATATTCAAATTGTTTGAAATAAAAATTCATTTGTTCGGAACGATAATTAAAAAATCAATTATGATTTTGTATTCGGAACTGACATGGGCGGTTTCGGAAGCCGTATCAAACGCTTTATACAACACACGCGGCGGTGCAGAAGTCGTTTCAGGAATGTCGGCAGGATTTGCAATAGCCAATCTGTTTTTTATCTGTTTCGCTGGAACAGTAACAGCAACGTCAGTCATACTGGGACAGGAACTAGGTGCGGGCAAACTGAAAGAAGCAAGAAGATACAAAAACTGGATATTATCTGGTTCTTCAGTTTTCGGTATTGTTTTTATGTTTATCGGATTTTCTACAGTTTTTTTAGTTCCTTTTGTATTTAAGAATTTAAGTTCGAATTCTCAAGGAATTGCACGAGGCCTGATAATAACCGCAGCGGCATATCTTCCTTTATGGGCTTACTTAAACGGACAATATGCAATTTCCAGAACAGGCGGAGATACAGTGATGGGAGTTGTATGTGACACTGTTGCAAATATCTTGTTTGTCGGTGGGATGTTTTTGTTGGTCGGACTTACGTCGCTTGGACCAGTTGCAATGTACGCAATCGTAAAACTTTCCGACTTTGTAAAAGCTGTCATCGCATATTTCTGGCTGAAAAAAGAACGCTGGCTTGTAAATCTTACAGTAGTACAAAAATAA
- a CDS encoding flavodoxin family protein, with protein MSDVCIVYSSTHHKNTEKVLNKIKEKYPETVLIKAADFSPADFTRYEAIGFASGIFYSKFAKPINALFEQALKSSVQKLFFIYTAGAPNAGFDKTLQKRTEQSGKICIGVFGCKGFDTFGPFKLIGGLNKGCPNENDFKNAIDFFEKNIINA; from the coding sequence ATGAGCGACGTATGCATCGTATACAGTTCAACGCATCATAAAAATACTGAAAAGGTTTTGAATAAAATAAAGGAAAAATACCCCGAAACAGTGCTTATCAAAGCTGCCGATTTTAGCCCCGCTGATTTTACGCGTTATGAAGCAATCGGCTTTGCTTCAGGAATTTTTTACTCTAAATTTGCAAAACCTATCAATGCTCTGTTTGAACAAGCTTTAAAAAGCAGCGTTCAAAAACTGTTTTTTATTTACACCGCCGGCGCTCCAAATGCGGGATTTGATAAAACGCTGCAAAAAAGAACCGAGCAAAGTGGAAAAATCTGCATTGGTGTATTCGGATGCAAAGGCTTTGACACTTTCGGACCATTCAAGCTCATCGGCGGCTTAAACAAAGGCTGCCCGAACGAAAACGATTTTAAAAACGCAATCGATTTTTTTGAAAAAAATATCATAAACGCATAA
- a CDS encoding SAP domain-containing protein: protein MTIKEFENKYWYMSELKALAKSLGIPFDSKTRKDQLEEMIIHFLETGTVNKKNSYRSKSRHRDILNNHSYVEDFSNTKETWEFIYSEMDKRVPELKPKLGAKYWLNRWIENKLSHGEKITYDDIVREYIRLNETQGKLPQIPSCKFNNFISEYLANEKNATRGDALDSWNKLKDMKVKKDYITWKKIKIPRRAEKYT, encoded by the coding sequence ATGACAATAAAAGAATTCGAAAATAAATATTGGTACATGAGCGAACTCAAAGCGTTAGCAAAATCGCTTGGAATTCCTTTTGATTCAAAAACACGAAAAGATCAGCTTGAAGAGATGATTATTCATTTTCTTGAAACCGGAACAGTAAATAAAAAGAATAGTTATCGGAGTAAAAGCCGGCACAGAGACATATTGAATAATCATAGTTATGTTGAAGATTTTAGCAACACAAAAGAAACATGGGAATTCATATATAGTGAAATGGATAAACGTGTTCCTGAACTAAAACCGAAATTGGGTGCAAAGTATTGGCTTAATCGCTGGATTGAAAATAAACTTTCTCATGGTGAAAAAATAACTTATGATGATATCGTTCGTGAGTATATTCGGTTAAACGAAACTCAAGGAAAGCTTCCGCAAATTCCATCCTGCAAATTTAACAATTTTATAAGTGAATATCTTGCAAATGAAAAAAATGCAACAAGGGGAGATGCTTTGGACTCATGGAATAAGCTAAAAGATATGAAGGTCAAAAAAGATTATATAACTTGGAAAAAAATCAAAATACCCCGACGTGCGGAAAAATATACATAG
- a CDS encoding type III toxin-antitoxin system ToxN/AbiQ family toxin, with amino-acid sequence MTEDNIFYIVSDEYVEYLLKIERHVMQKKPQERTYHRKYVGILTEINGFKYFVPMSSPKDKDYENGKIKKNNLTTIYLRSKEKLYGTLRFNSMIPVPESELSLYKINDEGDFSYKLLMLAEYNFCKENRDKIEKTAKNLYEKKCSSSEEEFPVGKIVIDFKKVEEACRNYKK; translated from the coding sequence ATGACAGAAGACAATATTTTTTACATTGTAAGCGATGAATATGTTGAGTATCTTTTGAAAATAGAAAGACATGTAATGCAGAAAAAACCTCAGGAACGAACTTATCACAGAAAATATGTTGGAATTCTTACGGAAATAAACGGATTTAAATATTTCGTTCCAATGTCATCGCCAAAAGACAAGGATTATGAGAATGGAAAAATCAAAAAGAATAATCTTACAACGATATATCTTCGAAGCAAGGAAAAGCTGTACGGTACACTACGCTTTAACAGCATGATACCGGTTCCTGAATCCGAGCTTTCACTTTACAAAATCAATGATGAAGGTGATTTTAGTTATAAACTTCTTATGCTTGCTGAATATAATTTCTGTAAAGAGAACCGAGATAAAATTGAGAAAACTGCAAAGAATCTTTATGAAAAAAAATGTAGTTCTTCTGAAGAAGAGTTTCCTGTAGGAAAAATTGTAATTGATTTTAAGAAAGTAGAAGAAGCTTGTAGGAATTATAAGAAATAA
- a CDS encoding helix-turn-helix transcriptional regulator gives MLDFWLRVKDKLDFQDSTQRDLAQNINESYNTLQSWINRDRLPNAEQAVKIAEALNTSVEFLVTGKSNNRKNDHSKTVKLLEQAIENLQKEMQ, from the coding sequence ATGTTAGACTTTTGGTTAAGAGTAAAAGACAAGTTAGATTTTCAAGACTCAACACAAAGAGATTTAGCTCAAAATATAAATGAAAGTTACAATACATTGCAATCATGGATAAATCGCGATAGACTTCCAAACGCAGAGCAAGCCGTTAAAATTGCAGAAGCCCTTAATACTTCTGTAGAATTTTTAGTAACCGGAAAATCTAATAACAGAAAAAATGACCATTCAAAAACTGTAAAACTACTTGAACAAGCTATAGAAAATTTACAAAAAGAAATGCAGTAA
- a CDS encoding carbohydrate kinase family protein yields the protein MKILVSGLINIETNIAIGNFPIHYCPIEYSFNKVNFDISGVAYNVMNALSVLGDEIIPVSIIGKDPFGNFIKENLEKICLSTKNIVQELDATCTSVVMFDDQGKRKVYCDLKNIQERCISLKNIEHDISNCDGIVICNINFNDELIKNAKKIGKPVFTDVHILTDIHDSYNKRFLEQSDVVFLSDEGLPCCPEDFVISIYNEYKNNVIVLGQGEKGALLFDGTTEQFYFVKSVYTRPVVNTVGAGDALFSSFVHYYLKGLKPHQCLEKAVYFASYKIGESGGAKGFVSENKLEEIIKNA from the coding sequence TTGAAAATTTTAGTAAGCGGATTAATCAACATAGAAACGAACATTGCTATTGGGAATTTCCCTATCCATTATTGTCCGATTGAGTATTCATTCAATAAAGTCAATTTTGACATAAGCGGAGTTGCTTATAATGTAATGAACGCCCTTTCGGTATTAGGAGATGAAATTATTCCGGTTTCAATTATTGGAAAAGACCCTTTTGGAAATTTCATAAAAGAAAATTTAGAAAAAATATGCCTTTCTACAAAAAATATTGTTCAAGAGCTTGATGCTACATGTACATCCGTCGTTATGTTTGACGATCAGGGAAAGCGGAAAGTATATTGTGATTTGAAAAATATTCAGGAACGATGCATTTCTTTGAAAAATATCGAACATGATATTTCAAATTGTGATGGAATAGTTATTTGCAATATTAATTTTAACGATGAGTTAATAAAAAATGCAAAAAAAATTGGAAAACCAGTTTTTACAGATGTGCATATTTTAACAGACATTCACGATTCTTATAATAAAAGATTTTTAGAACAGTCAGATGTCGTTTTTTTGAGCGATGAGGGATTGCCGTGTTGTCCTGAAGATTTTGTTATATCCATTTATAATGAATATAAAAATAACGTTATTGTTTTAGGGCAAGGAGAAAAAGGAGCCTTGCTTTTTGACGGAACAACAGAACAGTTTTATTTTGTAAAAAGTGTATACACGCGTCCTGTAGTAAATACCGTTGGAGCAGGAGATGCTCTTTTTTCCAGTTTTGTTCATTATTATTTAAAAGGACTAAAACCTCATCAGTGTCTTGAAAAAGCCGTATATTTTGCATCATATAAAATTGGAGAATCAGGTGGAGCAAAAGGTTTTGTAAGTGAAAATAAACTGGAGGAGATTATAAAAAACGCCTAA